A single window of Novipirellula galeiformis DNA harbors:
- a CDS encoding c-type cytochrome domain-containing protein — protein sequence MSRLRCLGGLLISTIGLGLNHAHAAEGERPISFIRDVAPILVQRCESCHGAKKSESSYRVDTVASLMEQADYGERQVTAGNLEESLLWRLVNSDDRGERMPLDGDPLPKTELDAIRTWIEQGAKVDVPNPALPLASQLPRAEYTAAPQAYRAAVPITALAIEPESGNVLVSGYRELSIWNTEDGTLLQRMPKITERSAELEYFATPRQLATSGGIPGVYGEVRLLDGSDFSERRLLVKTSDTVLGIAVRPDGQELAAALPDFTLRVYELDSGKERLKIEAHGDRIHSVNWSPDGTQLVSASGDHTTKVFDANTGTLVVNYAGHKSVVFDALFSPEGTHVFSAGGDGKIHYWAVANGARQALLAHADAVHGLQIVGDSLFSMSADRTARQFDWAKRTQVRSYDKHNDWVTALAVDSTRQRLVTGTFNGEVHVWNMQDGSEITRFLAAPGLSKVTVVP from the coding sequence GTGTCACGACTTCGTTGCCTAGGCGGGCTGCTAATCAGCACGATCGGACTAGGTCTGAACCATGCGCACGCTGCGGAAGGTGAGCGGCCGATCAGCTTCATCCGCGACGTCGCTCCGATTCTGGTCCAACGTTGCGAGAGTTGCCATGGAGCCAAAAAAAGCGAGAGCAGCTACCGTGTGGACACGGTCGCTTCCTTGATGGAACAAGCTGACTACGGCGAGCGGCAAGTGACCGCAGGCAACCTTGAGGAAAGCCTGCTTTGGAGGCTCGTCAATAGCGACGATCGCGGCGAGCGGATGCCTTTGGATGGTGACCCATTGCCGAAGACGGAGTTAGACGCCATTCGAACTTGGATCGAACAAGGTGCGAAGGTGGATGTCCCCAACCCCGCCCTACCGTTGGCGTCCCAGTTGCCGCGTGCGGAATATACCGCAGCGCCACAAGCCTATCGTGCTGCCGTCCCGATCACGGCGCTCGCCATCGAACCGGAGAGCGGCAATGTTTTGGTTAGCGGGTATCGCGAATTGTCGATCTGGAACACAGAGGATGGGACGCTTCTGCAGCGGATGCCCAAGATCACCGAACGCAGTGCGGAATTGGAATATTTCGCGACGCCCCGTCAACTCGCGACCAGTGGTGGAATCCCCGGTGTGTACGGCGAAGTGCGACTTTTGGACGGGAGTGACTTCTCCGAACGCCGACTGCTAGTAAAAACCAGTGACACAGTCTTGGGGATCGCCGTCCGGCCGGATGGACAAGAATTGGCGGCGGCGTTGCCCGACTTTACCCTGCGCGTTTATGAACTGGACTCAGGCAAGGAGCGTCTGAAGATCGAGGCCCACGGCGATCGCATCCACTCCGTCAATTGGAGTCCCGATGGAACGCAGTTGGTGTCCGCTAGCGGGGACCACACGACCAAGGTGTTCGATGCGAATACCGGAACCCTTGTCGTTAACTATGCTGGACATAAATCGGTTGTGTTTGATGCGTTGTTCTCACCCGAGGGAACGCACGTCTTCAGCGCCGGCGGCGATGGGAAAATCCACTACTGGGCGGTCGCCAACGGAGCGCGTCAAGCACTACTGGCACATGCGGATGCGGTTCATGGTTTGCAAATCGTGGGCGATTCTTTGTTTAGCATGTCGGCCGACCGAACCGCTCGGCAATTCGATTGGGCGAAGCGAACTCAGGTTCGCAGCTATGACAAGCACAACGATTGGGTGACGGCTCTCGCGGTGGACAGCACTCGGCAGCGGTTGGTCACGGGAACGTTCAATGGCGAGGTCCATGTCTGGAACATGCAGGACGGCAGTGAGATCACCCGCTTTCTCGCCGCCCCAGGTTTGAGCAAAGTGACCGTTGTCCCGTAA